Proteins from a single region of Acidimicrobiales bacterium:
- a CDS encoding acyl-CoA dehydrogenase family protein, whose amino-acid sequence MELDFTAEQELLRDAVRGMCAKHASLDVVRQMEGDAIGYPDQLWAQLLETGILGLTLPERWGGSGMSMLDAVVVYEELGRTLAPSPHFVSSVMSGGVLALAGTDEQRDRWLAPIASGDAVVTPAWLEPGRGFGPAGVRLSATAEGEGWRLTGTKRHVEYAAAADRLLVLARCGEAPDAVVLSLVDPHADGVTLTPQPTVASDSQCRVDFDGVLVAGDAVVGTPGAGWSAWDQVMRDGIVLLAAQAVGGARYALDITVQYAKDRFQFDKPLGAFQAISHYLADAVTRVDGAETLVWEAAWARSTGRSTARLAPMAKLFACQTFRDVTAMAQQVFGGVGFTVEYDIQLYFRRAKQLQLSWWDPRYLEELVAVEVLDR is encoded by the coding sequence ATGGAGCTGGACTTCACCGCCGAGCAGGAGCTGCTCCGGGACGCCGTGCGGGGCATGTGCGCCAAGCACGCCAGCCTCGACGTCGTCCGCCAGATGGAGGGCGATGCGATCGGCTATCCCGACCAGCTGTGGGCGCAGCTGTTGGAGACGGGCATCCTCGGCCTCACCCTCCCCGAGCGGTGGGGCGGCTCTGGGATGTCGATGCTCGACGCCGTGGTGGTGTACGAGGAGCTGGGCCGGACGCTCGCGCCCTCACCACACTTTGTCAGCTCGGTCATGAGCGGTGGCGTGCTCGCCCTGGCCGGCACGGACGAGCAGCGCGATCGGTGGCTCGCCCCGATCGCGTCCGGGGACGCGGTCGTCACCCCCGCGTGGCTCGAGCCCGGGCGCGGATTCGGGCCGGCCGGGGTGCGGCTGTCGGCGACGGCCGAGGGCGAAGGCTGGCGGCTGACGGGGACGAAGCGCCATGTCGAGTACGCGGCTGCAGCCGATCGGCTGTTGGTGCTGGCGCGCTGCGGCGAGGCGCCAGATGCCGTGGTGCTGTCGCTGGTCGACCCACACGCCGATGGTGTGACGCTCACCCCTCAGCCCACGGTGGCGTCCGACAGCCAGTGCCGCGTGGACTTCGACGGAGTCTTGGTCGCTGGCGACGCGGTGGTGGGCACGCCCGGCGCCGGGTGGTCGGCGTGGGACCAGGTGATGCGCGACGGGATCGTGCTGCTCGCCGCCCAGGCGGTGGGCGGGGCCCGGTACGCCCTCGACATCACGGTCCAGTACGCCAAGGACCGGTTCCAGTTCGACAAGCCCCTCGGCGCCTTCCAGGCCATCTCCCACTATCTCGCTGACGCCGTCACCCGGGTCGACGGGGCCGAGACGCTGGTGTGGGAGGCGGCGTGGGCCCGGTCGACGGGCCGGTCGACGGCGCGCCTGGCTCCCATGGCCAAGCTGTTCGCCTGCCAGACCTTCCGTGACGTGACCGCCATGGCGCAGCAGGTCTTCGGGGGCGTCGGCTTCACCGTCGAGTACGACATCCAGCTGTACTTCCGCCGGGCCAAGCAGCTCCAGCTGTCCTGGTGGGATCCCCGCTACCTCGAGGAGCTGGTGGCGGTCGAGGTGCTCGACCGCTGA
- a CDS encoding amidohydrolase family protein, with amino-acid sequence MQLPRIISVDDHVVEPPTVWSDRLPSRYQDVGPRVLQAPVKEISFVGGKFVAVPGEPGDPGEPVDWWLYEELRRPLLRVDAAVGHDRDEITMKGTTYDWMRPGAWQVKPRLEDMDTNWIEASLCFPTFPRFCGQTFMEANDKDLALLCVKAYNDWMVDEWCGESGGRLIPLTLIPLWDAELGAAEVRRNAERGVRAVCFSEIPPFLGLPSVHDKDHYWDPFFAACEETHTVICMHIGSSSKMPSTSKDAPPAVGSTLTFANACYSLVDWLMCGAFNRFPDLKIAYSEGQIGWIPYVLERADVVWEDNRAWGGVAENVLRPPSELFREHVYGCFFDDAHGLRSLDDIGVDNVTYESDYPHSDSTWPRTRQIAEEQMKDLDPVAVDKIVRGNAIRMLALDG; translated from the coding sequence ATGCAGCTCCCCAGGATCATCTCGGTGGACGACCACGTCGTCGAGCCGCCGACCGTGTGGTCGGACCGCCTGCCGTCCCGGTACCAGGACGTCGGTCCGCGCGTCCTGCAGGCTCCGGTGAAGGAGATCTCCTTCGTCGGCGGCAAGTTCGTGGCGGTCCCCGGCGAGCCGGGTGATCCCGGCGAGCCGGTCGACTGGTGGCTGTACGAGGAGCTGCGCCGTCCGTTGCTCAGAGTCGACGCCGCCGTCGGCCACGATCGGGACGAGATCACCATGAAGGGGACCACCTACGACTGGATGCGTCCGGGCGCCTGGCAGGTGAAGCCCCGCCTCGAGGACATGGACACCAACTGGATCGAGGCGTCGCTGTGCTTCCCGACGTTCCCGCGGTTCTGCGGCCAGACGTTCATGGAGGCCAACGACAAGGACCTCGCCCTCCTGTGCGTGAAGGCCTACAACGACTGGATGGTCGACGAGTGGTGTGGCGAGTCTGGCGGCCGCCTCATCCCGCTGACCCTCATCCCGCTGTGGGACGCCGAGCTGGGCGCGGCCGAGGTCAGGCGCAACGCCGAGCGCGGCGTCCGCGCCGTGTGCTTCTCGGAGATCCCGCCCTTCCTCGGACTCCCCTCGGTCCACGACAAGGACCACTACTGGGACCCCTTCTTCGCCGCCTGCGAAGAGACCCACACGGTCATCTGCATGCACATCGGGTCGTCCTCGAAGATGCCGTCGACGTCGAAGGACGCGCCCCCCGCCGTCGGTTCGACCCTCACCTTCGCCAACGCCTGCTACTCGCTGGTGGACTGGCTGATGTGCGGCGCCTTCAATCGCTTTCCCGACCTCAAGATCGCCTACTCGGAGGGCCAGATCGGCTGGATCCCCTACGTGCTCGAGCGAGCTGACGTCGTGTGGGAGGACAACCGGGCCTGGGGCGGCGTGGCCGAGAACGTCCTGCGCCCCCCCAGCGAGCTGTTCCGCGAGCACGTATACGGCTGCTTCTTCGATGATGCGCACGGGCTGCGCTCCCTCGACGACATCGGCGTCGACAACGTCACCTACGAGAGCGACTACCCCCACTCCGACAGCACCTGGCCCCGCACCCGCCAGATCGCCGAGGAGCAGATGAAGGACCTCGACCCCGTGGCGGTCGACAAGATCGTGCGGGGCAACGCCATCCGCATGCTCGCCCTCGACGGCTGA
- a CDS encoding ABC-F family ATP-binding cassette domain-containing protein, with protein MPAPSLSTSSATLTATGVSRYLGGRAVLRDVSLVVGPTTRLGIVGPNGVGKSTLLRILAGLDRPDAGMVDIAPRTATVGYLAQEPAPSDDETVSGFLHRTTGVAAADAVLERAADALGRGERRSAEVYADALERWEGLGASDLDSRVEAVLVQLGLPPDLLDRPTAGLSGGQAARLALAAIRLSRFDVTLLDEPTNGLDFDGLARLEAIVTQGTGGLVIVSHDRAFLDRTITSVLELDEHEHTGQLYRGGWSAYLEQRATARRHAEEAYSDYQTQRRVLLGRARRERQWATSGVSREKRRQPDNDKAQRDFRINRTEQLAARARRTERQLARLESVDKPWEGWNLRFAIGEAPRAGAVVARLEHAVVARGSFRLGPLDVEIGWGERVALVGPNGFGKTTLLEALLGRLPLTSGHRWIGPGVVTGELGQDRAALAGTSTVLEAFISTSGLSVTEARSILAKFGLGAEHLTRPERSLSPGERTRAELAGFQARGVNLVVLDEPTNHLDLPAIEQLEEALAGYAGTLVLVTHDRQLLDAVDLTRTIDLGTRS; from the coding sequence TTGCCCGCACCCAGCCTTTCTACGTCTTCTGCCACCCTGACTGCGACCGGCGTCAGCCGTTACCTCGGCGGACGCGCCGTCCTTCGGGACGTCTCGCTGGTGGTGGGGCCCACGACCCGGCTCGGCATCGTCGGTCCCAACGGAGTCGGAAAGTCGACGCTGCTGCGGATCCTCGCCGGCCTCGACCGGCCCGACGCCGGCATGGTCGACATCGCCCCCCGCACTGCCACGGTCGGCTACCTGGCCCAAGAGCCGGCGCCGAGCGACGACGAGACTGTCAGCGGCTTTCTCCACCGCACGACCGGTGTGGCGGCTGCCGATGCAGTCCTCGAGCGGGCGGCAGACGCTCTGGGACGCGGAGAGCGCCGCTCGGCGGAGGTCTACGCCGATGCCCTCGAACGTTGGGAAGGGCTGGGTGCCAGCGATCTGGATTCCCGGGTCGAGGCTGTGCTCGTCCAGCTTGGGTTGCCACCGGACCTGCTCGACCGTCCCACCGCGGGGCTTTCCGGCGGCCAGGCGGCCCGGCTGGCGCTGGCGGCAATCCGTCTGTCTCGCTTCGACGTCACCCTGCTCGATGAGCCCACCAACGGCTTGGACTTCGACGGATTGGCTCGCCTCGAGGCGATCGTCACCCAAGGCACGGGCGGCCTGGTGATCGTTTCCCACGACCGTGCCTTCCTCGACCGGACGATCACATCGGTGCTGGAGCTCGACGAGCACGAGCACACCGGTCAGCTGTACCGAGGCGGCTGGTCCGCCTATCTCGAACAGCGGGCCACGGCTCGTCGGCACGCCGAAGAGGCGTACTCCGACTATCAGACACAACGACGGGTGCTGCTCGGCCGGGCTCGGCGGGAGCGCCAGTGGGCCACGAGCGGGGTGAGCCGGGAGAAACGTCGCCAGCCGGACAACGACAAGGCTCAGCGCGACTTTCGTATCAACCGCACGGAGCAGCTCGCTGCTCGAGCACGTCGAACCGAGCGCCAGCTCGCACGTCTCGAGAGCGTGGACAAGCCGTGGGAAGGGTGGAACCTGCGCTTCGCAATCGGGGAAGCTCCCCGAGCCGGAGCGGTGGTGGCTCGCCTCGAGCACGCCGTCGTGGCACGGGGGTCGTTCCGGCTCGGACCCCTCGACGTTGAGATCGGCTGGGGGGAACGCGTTGCTCTCGTGGGGCCAAACGGCTTCGGCAAGACCACCCTGCTCGAGGCGCTGCTCGGACGGCTGCCGCTCACGAGCGGACATCGGTGGATCGGCCCGGGCGTCGTCACGGGCGAGCTCGGACAGGATCGGGCGGCCTTGGCGGGCACATCAACGGTGCTGGAGGCCTTCATTTCTACAAGCGGACTCAGCGTGACAGAGGCGCGCTCGATCCTGGCCAAGTTCGGCCTCGGCGCTGAACACCTCACGCGGCCGGAGCGATCACTGTCGCCCGGCGAGCGCACCCGCGCCGAGTTGGCAGGGTTCCAGGCACGGGGCGTGAACCTCGTGGTGCTCGACGAACCGACGAACCATCTCGATCTGCCTGCGATCGAGCAGCTGGAGGAGGCCCTCGCCGGTTACGCGGGGACGCTGGTCCTGGTGACCCACGATCGCCAGCTGCTCGACGCCGTGGACCTCACCCGCACGATCGATCTCGGCACCCGGAGCTGA
- a CDS encoding class I SAM-dependent methyltransferase produces MARVDYSGRMASVYGAGRRLAPEAMSAWMDAASSRVGAADGPILDLGSGTGRFSSALGARFGVMVVAVEPAEGMRHQAVTDDVGRAVAMVAGRAESVPVRDGAFVAVWASQVVHHVDDLPACAAELRRVVRPGGPVLLRGTFEATCPLIPWAPYFPEAIRIATERFPTLEEITAAFDAAGLHRRAHDIIWQTTAGSMGELAERVRLRADSTLELLTIDEFAAGLARLEAAAAAETSPVPVREAIELVAFASAA; encoded by the coding sequence GTGGCGAGGGTCGACTACAGCGGCCGAATGGCCAGCGTCTACGGCGCCGGCCGTCGGCTGGCGCCGGAGGCCATGTCGGCCTGGATGGACGCCGCCTCCTCGCGGGTCGGCGCTGCTGACGGTCCGATCCTCGATCTGGGTTCGGGGACCGGGCGCTTCTCCTCGGCGCTGGGGGCGCGCTTCGGGGTGATGGTGGTGGCCGTGGAGCCCGCCGAGGGCATGCGCCACCAGGCGGTGACGGATGACGTCGGCCGTGCGGTGGCGATGGTGGCGGGGAGGGCGGAGTCGGTGCCGGTGCGCGACGGAGCTTTTGTCGCGGTGTGGGCGTCCCAGGTGGTCCACCATGTGGACGACCTGCCTGCGTGCGCGGCCGAGCTGCGTCGGGTGGTGCGACCGGGTGGTCCGGTACTGCTGCGGGGCACTTTCGAGGCCACCTGTCCCCTCATCCCGTGGGCCCCGTACTTCCCCGAGGCGATTCGCATCGCCACCGAGCGGTTCCCGACGCTGGAGGAGATCACCGCCGCGTTCGATGCCGCCGGCCTGCATCGCCGGGCCCACGACATCATCTGGCAGACGACCGCCGGGAGCATGGGCGAGCTAGCGGAGCGGGTCCGGCTGCGGGCCGACAGCACCCTCGAGCTCCTCACGATCGACGAGTTCGCCGCCGGGCTGGCCCGCCTCGAGGCCGCGGCCGCGGCAGAGACTTCGCCGGTCCCTGTGCGCGAGGCGATCGAGCTGGTCGCGTTCGCGTCGGCGGCCTAG
- a CDS encoding alpha/beta hydrolase, with amino-acid sequence MRTSAMRTKDVAGQGDAVPSDGKVVDVGGPVFYREWDGPRDLTVVCVHGMGGSHRDWEGVAAMLASRGRVIALDLPGFGRSPRRGRRMTLSGAQAVLSGFLAMVADAPVVLIGTSFGGGIASLQTARETASVRGLILSSSYLPAFYGGWRAPIVGVAMTTEQVGGMARGLRQSLLSSAVVRPADCADDESHEGRNDPAVRVSARDRRVAGVEAVTSLVGLSVRPWLAWRIYDQIHCPVLVLHGEEDQEVPVTWAYLAKRRHPDWELRVHAGVPHVVKLANPEWWIRDVERWLDRLPPPA; translated from the coding sequence ATGAGAACCAGTGCGATGCGTACGAAGGACGTGGCAGGCCAGGGTGACGCGGTGCCCAGCGATGGAAAGGTGGTCGATGTCGGCGGGCCGGTCTTCTATCGCGAGTGGGACGGGCCGAGGGATCTCACTGTCGTGTGCGTGCACGGGATGGGCGGTTCGCATCGCGACTGGGAGGGGGTGGCTGCGATGCTGGCCAGCCGTGGTCGCGTCATCGCCCTCGACCTGCCGGGGTTCGGCCGGAGCCCTCGCCGAGGCCGGCGTATGACTCTGAGCGGTGCCCAGGCGGTACTGTCGGGGTTCCTGGCAATGGTGGCCGACGCTCCCGTCGTGCTCATTGGCACCTCGTTCGGTGGCGGCATCGCGTCCCTGCAAACAGCTCGCGAGACGGCCTCGGTACGCGGGCTGATCCTCAGCAGCAGCTATCTGCCCGCGTTCTACGGAGGCTGGCGAGCGCCGATCGTCGGAGTAGCCATGACGACGGAGCAGGTGGGCGGGATGGCCCGCGGCCTGCGCCAGTCGCTCCTCAGCTCCGCAGTCGTCAGGCCGGCCGACTGCGCCGATGACGAGAGCCACGAGGGCAGAAACGATCCCGCCGTGCGCGTCTCCGCCCGAGATCGGCGAGTGGCTGGCGTGGAGGCGGTCACCTCCCTCGTTGGCCTGTCAGTGCGGCCCTGGCTCGCTTGGCGCATTTACGACCAGATCCACTGCCCGGTCCTGGTGCTCCACGGCGAGGAGGACCAGGAGGTGCCGGTGACCTGGGCCTATCTGGCCAAGCGGCGCCATCCGGATTGGGAGCTGCGCGTCCACGCCGGGGTCCCTCACGTGGTCAAGCTGGCCAACCCGGAGTGGTGGATCCGCGATGTCGAGCGCTGGCTCGACCGGCTACCACCGCCAGCCTGA
- a CDS encoding response regulator transcription factor, translating into MSIGVVVVDDQALVRGGLRVLVDSAPDLTVLGEAADGSEAVALAERVRPDVMLMDIRMPLMDGLEATRRITASVTTSAVRIVVITTFDLDEYVYAALRAGASGFLLKDTPPDEMLAAIRVVASGEALLAPSVTRRLIEQFVSRPEPTVRSQDALMHLTAREREVLALVARGRSNAEISNELSMSPATAKTHVSRLLTKLDARDRAQLVVIAYETGLAVPG; encoded by the coding sequence GTGAGCATCGGCGTCGTCGTCGTCGACGACCAGGCCCTCGTACGGGGCGGCCTCCGCGTCCTGGTCGACTCGGCCCCTGACCTGACGGTCCTCGGCGAGGCTGCCGACGGGAGCGAAGCCGTCGCCTTGGCCGAGCGTGTCCGACCGGACGTCATGCTGATGGACATCCGCATGCCGTTGATGGACGGCTTGGAGGCCACGAGGCGCATCACCGCCTCGGTGACGACGAGCGCCGTCCGGATCGTGGTCATCACCACGTTCGACCTCGACGAGTACGTCTATGCCGCCCTGCGAGCTGGGGCCAGTGGCTTCCTCCTGAAGGACACCCCGCCTGACGAGATGCTCGCCGCCATCCGCGTCGTCGCCAGTGGCGAGGCTCTTCTGGCACCGAGCGTCACGCGACGCCTGATCGAGCAGTTCGTGAGCCGACCAGAGCCCACCGTTCGCTCCCAGGACGCGTTGATGCACCTCACCGCACGCGAGCGGGAGGTGCTGGCGCTGGTGGCCCGCGGACGTTCCAACGCCGAGATCTCGAACGAGCTGTCGATGAGCCCGGCAACGGCCAAGACCCACGTCAGCCGTCTGCTCACCAAGCTCGACGCCCGGGACCGCGCCCAGCTGGTCGTGATCGCGTACGAGACGGGCCTCGCAGTACCCGGCTGA
- a CDS encoding ABC transporter ATP-binding protein, which yields MIEARDLTKRYGQTVAVDRLSFDVRPGQVTGFLGPNGSGKSTTMRMIMGLDAPDGGRVTVNGRPYAELPWPLREVGALLDARAFHPGRSAANHLVALAQTNSIRRSRVDEVLELVGMAKVAHRRAGTFSMGMGQRLGIAAALLGDPAILLFDEPVNGLDPDGILWVRNLLKSLAAEGRTIFVSSHLMSEMALTADHLVVIGRGRLIAETPIADFVARSSKHFVRVRSPDGARLSWALAGAGATIDAEDDGALAVHGLAEADIGELAAQQQLVLHELSPQAASLEEAFMELTADALEYEGEKSVGTLNGSETDAGRLVPAGK from the coding sequence ATGATCGAGGCGAGAGACCTGACCAAGCGCTACGGACAGACGGTGGCTGTCGACCGGCTGTCGTTCGATGTCCGCCCGGGGCAGGTGACCGGCTTTCTCGGGCCCAATGGGTCAGGCAAGTCGACCACCATGCGCATGATCATGGGCCTCGACGCCCCCGACGGCGGTCGGGTGACGGTGAACGGCCGACCCTATGCCGAGCTGCCCTGGCCGCTGCGGGAGGTGGGGGCGCTGCTCGACGCCAGGGCCTTCCACCCCGGGCGTAGCGCCGCCAACCACCTCGTGGCCCTGGCCCAGACGAACAGCATCCGCCGTTCCCGGGTGGACGAGGTCCTCGAGCTGGTGGGGATGGCCAAAGTGGCCCATCGGCGAGCCGGGACCTTTTCGATGGGCATGGGCCAGCGCTTGGGCATCGCGGCCGCCCTACTCGGCGACCCGGCGATCCTCCTGTTCGACGAGCCCGTGAACGGCCTCGATCCCGACGGGATCCTCTGGGTGCGCAACCTGTTGAAATCCTTGGCGGCCGAGGGACGCACCATCTTCGTGTCGAGCCACCTCATGAGCGAGATGGCTCTCACCGCCGACCATCTGGTGGTCATCGGCCGGGGTCGGCTGATCGCCGAGACACCGATAGCCGACTTCGTCGCCCGGAGCTCCAAGCATTTTGTGCGAGTTCGCAGCCCCGACGGCGCCCGGCTGAGCTGGGCGCTGGCTGGCGCCGGGGCCACCATCGACGCCGAGGACGACGGGGCGCTCGCCGTTCACGGTCTCGCCGAGGCCGACATCGGGGAGCTGGCTGCCCAACAGCAGCTCGTGCTGCACGAGCTTTCGCCCCAGGCCGCCTCGCTGGAGGAGGCGTTCATGGAGCTCACCGCCGACGCATTGGAGTACGAGGGCGAGAAGAGCGTCGGCACCTTGAACGGATCCGAGACAGACGCCGGGCGGCTCGTGCCGGCGGGAAAGTGA
- a CDS encoding sensor histidine kinase: MAEGSNPLDKGPRPPLSKRVTRSQWEAVDAVLAVIFAGLTVPFLAGLDHNFSRNLPLWPMVLLSLAATLPLALRRRHPIGVLAIVTVALTVATGFGVAFGPNPTIALAVYTVATQCDRRRSFSALVTAEVALVGALVVAELTTTIKGDLTFSPVVAAAAWFVGDSIRARRAYTAGLAEQAAQRQREEVERARRSVVEERVRIARELHDVVAHSLSVISIQAGAGRHVLDSDPAETRRALASVETTSRSALGELRRVVGLLRQADQLSPALAPAPGLDDLGRLVEQVRAAGVPVELDLGGEPISLPQGVELSVYRIVQEALTNVVKHAGPARARVAISVALDAVDVEIFDDGRGLEISVSDGNGARSDDQPQHHGIIGMRERVALYGGSLTVGGGPNGGFRVAAHLPLVDRP; this comes from the coding sequence ATGGCCGAAGGGTCGAATCCGCTGGACAAAGGGCCCCGACCACCGCTGTCAAAGCGGGTCACCCGGTCCCAGTGGGAGGCCGTCGACGCCGTGCTCGCGGTCATCTTTGCCGGACTGACCGTCCCGTTCCTGGCCGGCCTCGATCACAACTTCTCGCGAAATCTCCCGCTCTGGCCGATGGTCCTTCTCAGCCTGGCCGCCACGCTCCCGCTCGCTCTTCGTCGCCGTCACCCGATCGGCGTGCTCGCCATCGTGACCGTCGCCCTTACCGTGGCCACCGGCTTCGGTGTCGCCTTCGGGCCCAACCCGACGATCGCCCTCGCCGTGTACACGGTGGCCACCCAGTGCGATCGACGACGATCGTTTTCCGCTCTCGTGACGGCCGAGGTGGCGCTCGTCGGGGCCCTCGTCGTGGCCGAGCTCACGACCACGATCAAGGGCGATCTGACGTTCAGTCCGGTGGTGGCGGCAGCGGCGTGGTTCGTGGGGGACAGCATCAGGGCCCGGCGGGCCTACACCGCCGGCCTGGCCGAACAGGCCGCGCAGCGCCAGAGGGAGGAAGTCGAACGGGCGCGCCGGTCGGTGGTCGAGGAGCGAGTCCGCATCGCCCGGGAGCTCCACGACGTGGTCGCCCACAGTTTGAGCGTCATCTCCATCCAGGCCGGCGCGGGGCGTCACGTCCTCGACAGCGACCCGGCGGAGACCCGCCGCGCCCTCGCATCGGTGGAGACGACAAGTCGGAGCGCCCTCGGCGAGCTGCGGCGGGTCGTCGGCTTGCTCCGCCAGGCCGATCAGCTCTCCCCCGCCCTGGCGCCGGCTCCGGGACTCGACGACCTCGGCCGGCTCGTCGAGCAGGTGCGCGCGGCAGGAGTGCCGGTCGAGCTCGATCTCGGTGGCGAGCCGATCTCGCTGCCCCAGGGCGTAGAGCTCTCCGTCTACCGGATCGTGCAGGAAGCGCTCACCAACGTGGTCAAGCACGCGGGACCGGCGCGCGCCCGCGTCGCCATCTCGGTCGCCCTCGACGCGGTCGATGTCGAGATCTTCGACGACGGCCGCGGCCTCGAAATCTCGGTCAGTGATGGCAACGGCGCCCGCAGCGACGACCAACCCCAGCATCATGGGATCATCGGCATGCGCGAGCGGGTGGCCCTCTACGGCGGCTCCTTGACCGTGGGCGGTGGTCCGAACGGGGGGTTCCGGGTCGCCGCCCACCTTCCACTCGTCGACCGTCCGTGA